The sequence CGGAACCCTGTAGAGACATGGCCAAGCTCGAACTCCTCCCCGCCGTCGACGTCCGCGACGGCCAGGCCGTCCGCCTCGTGCACGGCGAGTCCGGCACGGAGACCTCGTACGGCTCCCCGCTGGAGGCCGCGCTCGCCTGGCAGCGGTCCGGCGCCGAGTGGCTGCACCTGGTGGACCTCGACGCCGCGTTCGGCACGGGCGACAACCGTGAGCTGATCGCCGAGGTCGCGAAGGCGATGGACATCAAGGTGGAGCTGTCCGGCGGTATCCGCGACGACGCCTCGCTGGCCGCCGCCCTGGCCACCGGCTGCACCCGCGTGAACCTCGGCACCGCCGCCCTGGAGACCCCGGAGTGGGTCGCCAGGGTCATCGCGGAGCACGGCGACAAGATCGCCGTCGGCCTCGACGTGCGCGGCACGACCCTGCGCGGCCGCGGCTGGACCCGCGACGGCGGCGACCTCTACGAGACGCTGGACCGCCTCGACAAGGAGGGCTGCGCCCGCTACGTCGTCACCGACATCGCCAAGGACGGCACCCTCCAGGGCCCGAACCTGGAACTGCTGCGCAATGTGTGTGCCGCCACCGACCGGCCGGTCGTGGCCTCCGGCGGCGTGTCGTCGCTGGACGACCTCCGGGCGATCGCCGAGCTGGTACCCCTCGGTGTCGAGGGCGCCATCGTCGGGAAGGCCCTGTACGCGAAGGCGTTCACCCTGGAAGAGGCCTTGGAGGCTGTGTCGTCATGACGTCCGATGCCGTGCGGCGGGTGCAGAGCGGAAGTCCCTGGGAAGAGAGTTTCGGGTTCGCGCGCGCCGTCGCGGCGGGGGACCGGGTGTCCGTCGGCGGCACCACGTCCTTCAAGGGCAGGGTGCTGTACGGCGAGGGCGACCCGTACGAGCAGACCAAGGTCGCCTTCGGCAACGCCCTCGAGGCGCTGAAGGAGTTCGGGCTCGGCATCGAGTCCGTGATCCGCACCCGTATGTACCTGAGCCATGTGCGCGACGTCGACGAGGTGGGACGGGCCCACAAGGAGCTGTTCGGCTCCGTGCGCCCGTGTACGACCCTTCTCGTGGTCGAGGGTTTCGTCGACCCGCGCATCCTGGTCGAAGTAGAGCTTGAAGCATTCAGAGGAGCCTGAGCACTCATGACCCTGGCGGTCCGAGTCATCCCCTGCCTGGACGTGGACAACGGCCGGGTCGTCAAGGGCGTGAACTTCCAGAACCTGCGCGACGCGGGCGACCCCGTCGAGATGGCCAAGGTGTACGACGCCGAGGGCGCCGACGAGCTGACGTTCCTGGACATCACCGCGTCCTCCGGCAACCGGGAGACCACCTACGACGTGGTGCGCCGCACCGCGGAGCAGGTGTTCATCCCGCTGACCGTGGGCGGTGGCGTCCGTACGGCCGAGGACGTGGACAAGCTGCTGCGGGCGGGCGCCGACAAGGTGGGCGTGAACACGGCCGCGATCGCCCGCCCCGACCTGATCCGTGAGATCGCGGAACGCTTCGGCCGCCAGGTCCTGGTCCTCTCGGTGGACGCCCGCCGTGCCGCGCCGGGCTCCTTCGAGGTCACGACCCACGGCGGCCGGCGCGGTACCGGCATCGACGCGGTGGAGTGGGCGCACCGGGCGGCGGAACTGGGCGCGGGTGAGATCCTGCTCAACTCCATGGACGCCGACGGCACCAAGGACGGCTACGACCTGGAGATGATCGCCGCGGTCCGCAAGCACGTCACCGTCCCGGTGATCGCCTCGGGCGGCGCGGGCAGACTGGCCGACTTCCCGCCGGCCGTCGCCGCCGGCGCGGACGCGGTGCTGGCCGCCTCCGTCTTCCACTTCGGCGACCTGCGGATCGGCGAGGTGAAGCAGACCCTGCGCGAGGCGGGCCACCCCGTCCGCTAGGGCCGTACTCGGGCCCTGGCCGCTGCCGCCGGGGCCGCTTCGCAGGAGAGACCGCCTGCCCGCCGGGCACCAGCTCTCCTCGGGGAGCCTCACCGTGCCCCGCCGAATTCACCCTTTCGACTGAATCAGCTGCACCAGGTTGCCGCAGGTGTCGTCGAACACCGCCGCGAGGACCGGCCCCTGCTGCTGCGGTGGATGCGTGAACCGGACGCCCAGGCCGCGCAGCCGCGCGTACTCCGCCCGGAGGTCGTCCACGGAGAAGACGATGCACGGGATGCCCGCCTCGTGCAGCGCGCTGCGGTACGACTCCGCGATCGGGCCCTGCCCGGGCTCCAGCAGCAGCTGGAGGTCCGGCTGGGCCCCGGCGGGCGCGCCGACCGTGACGAACAGCGTGTCGTCGCCCAGGTCCATGTGGAGCCGCGTCTCGAAGCCGAGGACGTCCGTGTAGAAGGCGTGCGCCCGGGCCACGTCGTCCACGTACACACCGGTCATGGCGACCTTGATCACGGGCCGGCTCCCTTCTCGGATCACAGTCCCAGCTGCCGGGACTGGTGCACCTTCTCGATGGCGTCCGCGTCGCCCTCCAGGTCCACCCGGGCCGCGTTCTGCCGGCCGAACGCGAACATCAGCAATTCCGACGGCTCGCCGGTCACCGTCACCACCGGTGTGCCCCGGTGCGCCACCGCCGTCTGCCCGTCCGGACGCCGCAGCACCAGACCCGTCGGCACACCCCGGCCCATCAGCCGCGCGGTGCGCTCCAGGCGGGACCACAGGGCGTCCTGGAAGACCGGGTCCAGC comes from Streptomyces sp. FXJ1.172 and encodes:
- the priA gene encoding bifunctional 1-(5-phosphoribosyl)-5-((5-phosphoribosylamino)methylideneamino)imidazole-4-carboxamide isomerase/phosphoribosylanthranilate isomerase PriA, with the translated sequence MAKLELLPAVDVRDGQAVRLVHGESGTETSYGSPLEAALAWQRSGAEWLHLVDLDAAFGTGDNRELIAEVAKAMDIKVELSGGIRDDASLAAALATGCTRVNLGTAALETPEWVARVIAEHGDKIAVGLDVRGTTLRGRGWTRDGGDLYETLDRLDKEGCARYVVTDIAKDGTLQGPNLELLRNVCAATDRPVVASGGVSSLDDLRAIAELVPLGVEGAIVGKALYAKAFTLEEALEAVSS
- a CDS encoding RidA family protein, which encodes MTSDAVRRVQSGSPWEESFGFARAVAAGDRVSVGGTTSFKGRVLYGEGDPYEQTKVAFGNALEALKEFGLGIESVIRTRMYLSHVRDVDEVGRAHKELFGSVRPCTTLLVVEGFVDPRILVEVELEAFRGA
- the hisF gene encoding imidazole glycerol phosphate synthase subunit HisF, which codes for MTLAVRVIPCLDVDNGRVVKGVNFQNLRDAGDPVEMAKVYDAEGADELTFLDITASSGNRETTYDVVRRTAEQVFIPLTVGGGVRTAEDVDKLLRAGADKVGVNTAAIARPDLIREIAERFGRQVLVLSVDARRAAPGSFEVTTHGGRRGTGIDAVEWAHRAAELGAGEILLNSMDADGTKDGYDLEMIAAVRKHVTVPVIASGGAGRLADFPPAVAAGADAVLAASVFHFGDLRIGEVKQTLREAGHPVR
- a CDS encoding glyoxalase/bleomycin resistance/extradiol dioxygenase family protein, translated to MIKVAMTGVYVDDVARAHAFYTDVLGFETRLHMDLGDDTLFVTVGAPAGAQPDLQLLLEPGQGPIAESYRSALHEAGIPCIVFSVDDLRAEYARLRGLGVRFTHPPQQQGPVLAAVFDDTCGNLVQLIQSKG